The DNA sequence GTTCGATGTTGCTTTCCAGCGAGCGACCCTGGGTCAGTTCGAAGATGCGCGACAACAGGAAGGGCGTCACGGCCTTGGCGGCGACGCCCTGGGCCGCGGCCTCGGACAGGGCCTGTTCGATCACGGGCATGATCTGGTCCTGCGGGATCTCGGCCTCGACCGGGATCGGGTTCGCGACCAGCTGGCCACCCTTGAGGCCCAGGGCCGCGCGCATGGCGGCGGCGGCGGCAATCTCCTCGGGGCTGTCCATGCGCAGCGGCGCGCGGATGCCCGAGGCGCGCGACCAGAAAGCCGGCAGCTCGTCCTGGCCATAGGCGATGACCGGCACGCCCAGGGTCTCCAGCACCTCCCAGGTCTTGGGCAGGTCCAGGATGGCCTTGGCGCCTGCGGCCACGACCGTCACGGCGGTCTGCGCCAGCTCCTGCAGGTCGGCCGAGATGTCAAAGCTGTCCTCGGCCCCGCGATGCACGCCGCCGATGCCGCCGGTGGCAAAGACCTTGATGCCCGCCAGCTGCGCGCAGATCATGGTGGCCGCGACCGTGGTGGCGCCGGTGCGGCCGTTCGCGATGCAGACGGCCAGGTCGGCGCGGCTCAGCTTCATCGCGTCCGCCGGCGGGGTCTGCGCCAGGGCGCTCAGGGCCGCAGGCGTCAGGCCGATATGGATCTGGCCGCCCATGACGGCGATGGTCGCGGGGACGGCGCCGCCCTCGCGGATGGTGGCCTCGACCTTCTCGGCCATCTCCAGGTTCTGGGGCCAGGGCATGCCGTGCGTGATGATCGTCGATTCCAGCGCCACCACGGGCAGGCCGCGATCCAGCGCGTCGCGAACCTCGGGGGCGAAAGTAAGGGGGGCAGTATGGGTCACGGGACGTCCTTTCCGGAGACATGCGCGGCCGAGGCCCTGACGGCCTGCCGCAGCGCCGCGTCGCGCGGCATTTCCTTGAGTTCAGCGGCCAGATGGGCCGCAAGAAAGCAGTCGCCCGCACCGGTCACGCGTTCCACGGTGACGGTGGGGGGCTGATGGGTCAGCGTGGGGCCTCCGGCGATCGCCTCGGCCGCGGGATTCGGGCCGTCGGTGACCAGCACGCGGGCGGCGCCGCGCGCCACGACCGCCTCGGCGGCCAGTGCCGCGTTGGCGCAGGCGCGCCCGGCCAGGATCTCGGCCTCCAGCCGGTTCAGATAGAAGCAGCCGCGCCGCGCGGCGATCAGCGGCTCCAGGCGTTCGGCCTTGCCGGGGCTGGCGGGCACCACGCGCAGGTCGGCGCGCATCAGGCGCGGATCGCGGGCAATGGCAGACAGCAGCTCCTCGGTCAGGTTGCCGTCCAGGACCACGGGGCCGGTCCAGGCGGGCAGGGTGTCCAGCGGCGCCAGGATCGCGGCGCCTGCCAGCTCCAGGCTCAACGCGTCGGCCACGGCGGCGATCAGCCCCTCGCTGTCCTCGATCGCCATGTAGCAGTCGGT is a window from the Paracoccus marcusii genome containing:
- a CDS encoding pseudouridine-5'-phosphate glycosidase, coding for MTHTAPLTFAPEVRDALDRGLPVVALESTIITHGMPWPQNLEMAEKVEATIREGGAVPATIAVMGGQIHIGLTPAALSALAQTPPADAMKLSRADLAVCIANGRTGATTVAATMICAQLAGIKVFATGGIGGVHRGAEDSFDISADLQELAQTAVTVVAAGAKAILDLPKTWEVLETLGVPVIAYGQDELPAFWSRASGIRAPLRMDSPEEIAAAAAMRAALGLKGGQLVANPIPVEAEIPQDQIMPVIEQALSEAAAQGVAAKAVTPFLLSRIFELTQGRSLESNIELVLNNARLAARIAAAMA
- a CDS encoding PfkB family carbohydrate kinase; this encodes MTKTPDVLCIGAMLWDVIGRAPRRMAPGADVPGRIRHLPGGVALNVAVALARWGMTPSVLSAVGRDSEGEGLIAEAQRLGVMTDHLTRDAGLPTDCYMAIEDSEGLIAAVADALSLELAGAAILAPLDTLPAWTGPVVLDGNLTEELLSAIARDPRLMRADLRVVPASPGKAERLEPLIAARRGCFYLNRLEAEILAGRACANAALAAEAVVARGAARVLVTDGPNPAAEAIAGGPTLTHQPPTVTVERVTGAGDCFLAAHLAAELKEMPRDAALRQAVRASAAHVSGKDVP